From the genome of Ahaetulla prasina isolate Xishuangbanna chromosome 15, ASM2864084v1, whole genome shotgun sequence, one region includes:
- the KIAA1671 gene encoding uncharacterized protein KIAA1671 homolog isoform X1, giving the protein MRPFRAMATQVELGSALTSLGGISEPRTEAAFRHAFISSLSDASRKPGEDSRALAPLIPEDRGNPMGPTAMPSTASRPPWTPKPFSRETSSDTFATVKPPVTALKPSSATPKPHTFAQAFEDAAKGSPGNVPPLLDQKPMENKSRMEPVAHLPFYPSPQANTVILFESRRPAKGRAEEGGSKAQEGQLLRSQSEKWPRRQPSLSTDPRPVSWAPHWKEAFAGEPKGLASSVETQQSPTLATETHSQAGGRPSASAGFWGSWQKQLQPPPPEAASGPGPPKSGPLPTDFTGRFETQESSWQKKPCLAESREKSFLAVGDRALEATGVRGAVAGLSGAAPSGPRAKSASQLAESPQSCLPSAPPGQTVPQDEGKKCTQELGSQGKPSVGQHSINQGHPLGERGEIAPQEAGVRNADPPDASNGNHRGCAKKTTPLLDLSAKPWAPTESESLRDSPGKEIRILNIQQRIQVLTAENVGFKAGGPRRSFRSRPLSADLTKMFSGPMTAGELKPKRQPEWDRKPASEMQEAPEEETLPVGGADVGEAGMAGSPWKPLLLAKTPSREGLPKRQGRLKASLPAEDPGFVLSPKVRTLSSSSTEDACPKTVRATMFEHHVQRHSVVASQLGPEPALLSLMVPFGGSRCCGEEFRKERMLGEGQPTKASALEADASGKAGGPKDPRPFTEDEGCLTWAGDPLGEKGEQPASKNMEDSLLAQRIEPRYEILQTVGERAQSEAVAAVSGGKAVTLRRQRYLKENRRAGGYGKSEGWRGASAPGTGPLKDHPASGIQAAFYSEGTGPERNRAGQQVSSFRMKDDGNFAPWLETEKEKRLAPAGATEGSKALDRTLQRAGARATEDNGWEGRAGVLDQQTSRGQSASCPGLLFGLDLKPSRGPEDPKGQKLRSARYGAAQETWEATAAGKELRELGVRARWTSSFCDVSAPKGSDRWRRKTLPHGSVRFEDSGEIPRGPVELASRRDALHLMDGSAAKRSPQTLHGLEPRRVEVTSPSSPKKPLSPSEPKATYFAVTCQISEEINTQPGRAAAVAPRESASRRADPFLEGESSPARPLGRRRGETGASDRPDTGDAKAEDQELPQRQPEASVERRPARADPPLRPGARSPSYLAPLQQDSQQKRSGVLSLCREEEEEEVDPDHYRSRVVDIDELMAEYGGESQKLCARESQRESSFSPWEKWPPRSSFSGNLPCSSDQRDRTRVEHSLGSKGLGTEASSGKGSHAQGSVPLEIHPQESRARVGKRSPPQWGKPDTEKPKPWSAEPAGPRTKTSFLFGREQGEGTGQSAKDASPVPHPARIDPGGLWKEASPKQWAVLAPAGGWCPSSDCGGGKTGWKAEPQAGVREKGPPAAPPGAERSSATTSPGTGAMPEEKHCSSDKTPQSPAQLSFPLGPRLDQAHICQRFTPERPGVWLSKGGPSPRDCSSHGRTRELGEGSLGVDRDDATAVKGSPYLLSQQRSHSFYNERRTDHWPGDHLKQCFGRPAAETKDTDILVQEADSRYDTWGDQRQSGDSFSSESPSLEGSMAPAQKPSPGHRASLYSPQRGPAAAADRRASSREQRSHSLDDSSPDAESASPPTEKDSPDFSFLEQTPRLDSRVLKSRILLDKRRRQHRAPISHTLRRGASGDAQPAPVSAVEGAASAWMFRDSTEEKPPRAGEEEESLPAERLFPAQPRLPLFPGLAPSALKAQLRKRHESEGRREEGPPAPLCKSPKGPFPARASGGRALVATPEKEGRMEELPPTWLTELKSRRKQDQPESPI; this is encoded by the exons ATGAGGCCCTTCAGAGCAATGGCCACACAAGTTGAACTCGGCTCTGCCCTGACCTCGCTGGGTGGCATAAGCGAACCAAGGACGGAGGCCGCCTTCCGGCACGCCTTTATCAGCTCGCTGTCTGATGCCAGCCGGAAGCCTGGGGAGGACTCCCGCGCTCTGGCCCCGCTCATCCCGGAGGACAGGGGAAATCCCATGGGTCCCACCGCCATGCCTTCCACTGCGTCCAGGCCACCTTGGACCCCCAAGCCCTTTTCCCGGGAGACATCTTCCGACACGTTTGCTACGGTGAAACCGCCCGTCACGGCACTCAAGCCCAGCAGCGCTACGCCAAAGCCCCACACCTTTGCCCAGGCCTTTGAAGACGCTGCCAAGGGGTCGCCTGGAAATGTCCCACCGCTGCTGGATCAGAAACCGATGGAGAACAAAAGCCGCATGGAGCCGGTTGCCCACCTGCCCTTCTATCCAAGCCCTCAGGCCAACACCGTCATCCTCTTTGAAAGCAGAAGGCCTGCAAAGGGGAGGGCTGAAGAGGGAGGGTCCAAGGCCCAGGAGGGGCAGCTGCTACGCTCCCAGTCAGAGAAGTGGCCCCGAAGGCAGCCCTCCCTCTCCACAGACCCCAGGCCGGTCTCTTGGGCCCCTCACTGGAAGGAGGCCTTTGCAGGGGAACCCAAGGGTCTGGCTAGCAGCGTTGAGACACAGCAGAGTCCAACTCTGGCCACTGAGACACACTCCCAGGCAGGAGGGAGACCTTCAGCCTCAGCTGGCTTTTGGGGATCCTGGCAGAAACAATTGCAACCACCTCCTCCCGAGGCTGCTTCCGGCCCAGGGCCCCCAAAATCAGGGCCGCTCCCCACGGATTTCACAGGCAGATTTGAAACCCAGGAGTCCTCCTGGCAGAAGAAGCCTTGCCTGGCTGAGAGCAGAGAGAAGAGCTTCCTCGCAGTTGGCGACAGGGCCCTGGAGGCCACGGGAGTGAGGGGTGCAGTGGCCGGCTTAAGCGGGGCTGCCCCATCTGGGCCCAGAGCAAAAAGTGCCAGCCAGCTGGCCGAGTCCCCCCAAAGCTGTTTGCCTTCTGCTCCCCCAGGCCAGACCGTCCCGCAAGACGAGGGGAAAAAGTGCACACAGGAGCTGGGAAGCCAGGGGAAGCCCAGTGTGGGGCAGCACAGCATTAACCAAGGCCATCctttgggggagaggggagagatcgCTCCCCAGGAGGCTGGCGTAAGGAACGCCGACCCGCCCGACGCCTCGAACGGCAACCACAGAGGCTGCGCTAAAAagaccaccccactcctggaccTGTCAGCAAAGCCTTGGGCTCCCACCGAGAGCGAGTCCCTCCGCGACAGCCCCGGGAAGGAGATCCGGATACTGAACATCCAGCAGAGGATTCAAGTGCTGACGGCGGAGAACGTGGGTTTCAAGGCAGGAGGCCCGCGCCGCTCCTTCCGCTCACGGCCTCTTTCCGCGGATTTGACAAAGAT GTTTTCTGGCCCCATGACTGCAGGCGAGCTGAAGCCCAAGAGGCAGCCTGAGTGGGACAGGAAGCCTGCCAGTGAAATGCAAGAGGCTCCAGAG GAGGAGACACTGCCTGTGGGTGGAGCAGATGTTGGAGAAGCTGGCATGGCTGGCAGTCCCTGGAAGCCCCTGCTGCTGGCAAAAACACCATCCAGAGAGGGGCTCCCCAAGAGACAGGGCAGGCTAAAGGCCTCTCTGCCAGCGGAAGACCCTGGCTTCGTCCTCAGCCCCAAAGTGAGAACGTTGTCCAGTTCGTCCACTGAAGATGCCTGCCCTAAGACGGTCAGAGCCACCATGTTTGAACACCATGTGCAGAGACACAGTGTGGTGGCCAGCCAGCTGGGCCCTGAACCGGCCTTGCTGTCCCTGATGGTGCCTTTTGGAGGCTCGCGCTGCTGTGGTGAGGAGTTTCGGAAGGAGAGAATGCTGGGAGAGGGCCAGCCGACCAAAGCCTCCGCCCTGGAGGCTGATGCATCAGGGAAAGCCGGAGGACCCAAAGATCCCAGACCTTTCACCGAGGATGAAGGCTGTCTGACGTGGGCAGGAGACCCCCTGGGAGAGAAGGGTGAGCAACCTGCTTCAAAGAACATGGAGGATTCCCTGCTGGCTCAAAGGATCGAGCCCAGGTACGAGATTCTGCAGACCGTGGGGGAGAGGGCACAGAGCGAGGCAGTGGCAGCCGTCTCCGGAGGGAAGGCCGTCACTCTCCGCCGCCAGAGATATTTGAAGGAGAACCGGAGAGCCGGTGGCTATGGCAAGAGCGAAGGCTGGAGAGGGGCTTCTGCCCCAGGAACAGGCCCGTTGAAGGACCACCCTGCCTCTGGGATCCAGGCTGCTTTCTACAGCGAAGGAACCGGGCCAGAGAGAAATCGGGCCGGACAGCAGGTGTCCTCTTTCAGGATGAAGGATGACGGCAACTTTGCCCCGTGGTTGGAAACCGAAAAGGAGAAGCGGCTTGCTCCTGCTGGTGCGACGGAGGGGTCCAAAGCGCTGGATCGCACCCTGCAGAGGGCTGGAGCCAGGGCGACCGAGGACAACGGCTGGGAAGGCAGGGCCGGCGTGCTTGATCAGCAGACCAGCCGGGGGCAAAGTGCCAGCTGCCCGGGACTCCTCTTCGGCCTGGACCTGAAGCCATCTCGGGGGCCAGAGGACCCCAAAGGACAAAAGCTGCGCTCAGCCAGATACGGAGCAGCCCAAGAGACGTGGGAGGCCACGGCAGCAGGAAAGGAGTTGCGGGAGCTCGGTGTCAGAGCCAGGTGGACGAGCAGCTTCTGTGACGTTTCTGCTCCCAAAGGTTCTGACCGCTGGCGAAGGAAGACTCTGCCCCATGGCTCTGTCAGGTTTGAGGACTCGGGGGAGATCCCTCGGGGCCCTGTCGAATTGGCCAGCAGGAGAGACGCCCTGCATCTGATGGATGGCTCGGCGGCAAAGAGAAGCCCCCAGACCCTCCATGGACTAGAGCCCAGGCGGGTGGAGGTCACCTCTCCCAGCAGCCCGAAGAAGCCGCTCTCTCCTTCAGAGCCCAAGGCCACGTACTTTGCAGTCACTTGCCAAATCTCGGAGGAGATCAATACCCAGCCTGGGAGAGCTGCAGCTGTGGCTCCTCGTGAGAGCGCTTCCAGAAGAGCCGATCCCTTTTTGGAGGGGGAGAGCTCTCCAGCCAGGCCTCTTGGCAGGCGCAGGGGAGAAACAGGTGCCTCGGACCGTCCAGACACCGGGGATGCTAAGGCTGAAGACCAGGAGCTGCCGCAGAGACAGCCGGAGGCATCAGTGGAAAGGCGTCCGGCCAGAGCTGACCCACCCCTCCGTCCTGGGGCAAGGTCTCCTTCCTACTTGGCGCCCCTCCAGCAGGACAGCCAGCAGAAGAGATCCGGTGTGCTCAGTCtttgcagagaggaagaggaggaggaggtggacccCGATCACTACAGATCGAGAGTGGTAGACATTGATGAGCTGATGGCAGAATATGGGGGAGAGTCCCAGAAGCTTTGTGCCAGGGAGAGCCAGAGAGAGAGCAGCTTCTCTCCGTGGGAGAAATGGCCCCCCAGGAGCAGCTTCTCGGGGAACCTCCCCTGCAGCTCTGACCAGAGAGACAGGACCAGGGTGGAGCACTCCTTGGGCAGCAAAGGGCTGGGCACCGAGGCCAGCAGCGGCAAGGGCAGCCATGCGCAGGGGAGCGTTCCACTGGAAATCCACCCCCAGGAGTCTAGGGCCAGAGTGGGGAAACGCAGCCCTCCTCAGTGGGGCAAGCCGGATACAGAGAAGCCAAAGCCATGGTCTGCGGAGCCTGCCGGGCCAAGGACGAAGACATCCTTTCTCTTTGGCAGGGAGCAAGGAGAGGGCACCGGGCAGAGTGCCAAAGATGCCAGTCCCGTTCCCCACCCTGCCCGGATAGACCCGGGAGGCTTGTGGAAGGAAGCCAGTCCGAAGCAGTGGGCAGTTCTGGCCCCAGCCGGGGGGTGGTGCCCCAGCAGCGACTGTGGGGGCGGCAAGACTGGGTGGAAAGCTGAGCCTCAGGCCGGAGTCCGGGAGAAGGGCCCTCCTGCAGCGCCGCCTGGAGCGGAGCGGAGCAGCGCCACCACATCCCCAGGGACAGGGGCCATGCCGGAAGAGAAGCATTGCTCCTCTGACAAGACTCCTCAGAGCCCAGCACAGCTCAGCTTTCCTTTGGGACCGAGGCTGGATCAGGCCCACATCTGCCAGCGGTTCACTCCCGAAAGGCCCGGGGTCTGGCTGAGCAAGGGAGGCCCGTCGCCGAGGGACTGCTCCTCCCACGGACGCACGAGG GAGCTTGGAGAAGGCAGCCTCGGAGTCGACCGTGATGATGCCACAGCCGTCAAGGGCTCTCCGTACCTCCTTTCCCAGCAACGCAGTCACAGTTTCTACAACGAGAGGAGGACTGACCATTGGCCGGGG GACCACTTGAAGCAGTGCTTCGGCCGGCCGGCAGCAGAGACCAAGGACACCGACATCCTCGTGCAGGAGGCCGACAGCAGGTATGACACCTGGGGCGACCAGCGGCAGAGTGGAGACAG TTTCAGCTCGGAGTCTCCTTCCTTGGAGGGCAGCATGGCCCCCGCACAGAAGCCATCCCCTGGCCACCGAGCCTCCTTGTACTCCCCTCAGAGGGGTCCGGCCGCTGCCGCTGACCGACGGGCTTCATCCAGGGAGCAGAGGAGCCACAGCCTGGACGATTCCAGCCCAGACGCAGAGTCAGCATCTCCCCCCACGGAGAAGGACAGTCCGGACTTCTCCTTCCTGGAG CAAACTCCCCGGCTGGACTCGAGGGTCCTGAAGAGCCGCATCCTCCTGGACAAAAGGCGGCGGCAGCATCGGGCCCCCATCTCCCACACCCTCAGGAGGGGGGCCAGTGGGGACGCCCAGCCGGCCCCAGTCTCTGCGGTGGAGGGAGCAGCCAGCGCCTGGATGTTCAGGGACTCCACAG AAGAGAAGCCCCCCAGggcaggagaggaagaggagtccCTTCCAGCAGAGAGGCTATTCCCTGCCCAGCCACGGCTGCCTCTCTTTCCGGGCCTGGCTCCCTCCGCCCTCAAG GCTCAACTCAGGAAAAGGCACGAgtcggaagggaggagggaggaaggcccCCCAGCACCCCTCTGCAAGTCACCCAAAGGTCCGTTTCCGGCCAGGGCCTCCGGGGGCCGGGCGCTGGTGGCCACCCCCGAGAAGGAAGGGAG GATGGAGGAGCTGCCCCCCACATGGCTGACGGAGCTGAAGTCCAGGAGGAAGCAGGACCAGCCCGAGAGCCCCATCTGA
- the KIAA1671 gene encoding uncharacterized protein KIAA1671 homolog isoform X2 yields MRPFRAMATQVELGSALTSLGGISEPRTEAAFRHAFISSLSDASRKPGEDSRALAPLIPEDRGNPMGPTAMPSTASRPPWTPKPFSRETSSDTFATVKPPVTALKPSSATPKPHTFAQAFEDAAKGSPGNVPPLLDQKPMENKSRMEPVAHLPFYPSPQANTVILFESRRPAKGRAEEGGSKAQEGQLLRSQSEKWPRRQPSLSTDPRPVSWAPHWKEAFAGEPKGLASSVETQQSPTLATETHSQAGGRPSASAGFWGSWQKQLQPPPPEAASGPGPPKSGPLPTDFTGRFETQESSWQKKPCLAESREKSFLAVGDRALEATGVRGAVAGLSGAAPSGPRAKSASQLAESPQSCLPSAPPGQTVPQDEGKKCTQELGSQGKPSVGQHSINQGHPLGERGEIAPQEAGVRNADPPDASNGNHRGCAKKTTPLLDLSAKPWAPTESESLRDSPGKEIRILNIQQRIQVLTAENVGFKAGGPRRSFRSRPLSADLTKMFSGPMTAGELKPKRQPEWDRKPASEMQEAPEEETLPVGGADVGEAGMAGSPWKPLLLAKTPSREGLPKRQGRLKASLPAEDPGFVLSPKVRTLSSSSTEDACPKTVRATMFEHHVQRHSVVASQLGPEPALLSLMVPFGGSRCCGEEFRKERMLGEGQPTKASALEADASGKAGGPKDPRPFTEDEGCLTWAGDPLGEKGEQPASKNMEDSLLAQRIEPRYEILQTVGERAQSEAVAAVSGGKAVTLRRQRYLKENRRAGGYGKSEGWRGASAPGTGPLKDHPASGIQAAFYSEGTGPERNRAGQQVSSFRMKDDGNFAPWLETEKEKRLAPAGATEGSKALDRTLQRAGARATEDNGWEGRAGVLDQQTSRGQSASCPGLLFGLDLKPSRGPEDPKGQKLRSARYGAAQETWEATAAGKELRELGVRARWTSSFCDVSAPKGSDRWRRKTLPHGSVRFEDSGEIPRGPVELASRRDALHLMDGSAAKRSPQTLHGLEPRRVEVTSPSSPKKPLSPSEPKATYFAVTCQISEEINTQPGRAAAVAPRESASRRADPFLEGESSPARPLGRRRGETGASDRPDTGDAKAEDQELPQRQPEASVERRPARADPPLRPGARSPSYLAPLQQDSQQKRSGVLSLCREEEEEEVDPDHYRSRVVDIDELMAEYGGESQKLCARESQRESSFSPWEKWPPRSSFSGNLPCSSDQRDRTRVEHSLGSKGLGTEASSGKGSHAQGSVPLEIHPQESRARVGKRSPPQWGKPDTEKPKPWSAEPAGPRTKTSFLFGREQGEGTGQSAKDASPVPHPARIDPGGLWKEASPKQWAVLAPAGGWCPSSDCGGGKTGWKAEPQAGVREKGPPAAPPGAERSSATTSPGTGAMPEEKHCSSDKTPQSPAQLSFPLGPRLDQAHICQRFTPERPGVWLSKGGPSPRDCSSHGRTRELGEGSLGVDRDDATAVKGSPYLLSQQRSHSFYNERRTDHWPGDHLKQCFGRPAAETKDTDILVQEADSRYDTWGDQRQSGDSSESPSLEGSMAPAQKPSPGHRASLYSPQRGPAAAADRRASSREQRSHSLDDSSPDAESASPPTEKDSPDFSFLEQTPRLDSRVLKSRILLDKRRRQHRAPISHTLRRGASGDAQPAPVSAVEGAASAWMFRDSTEEKPPRAGEEEESLPAERLFPAQPRLPLFPGLAPSALKAQLRKRHESEGRREEGPPAPLCKSPKGPFPARASGGRALVATPEKEGRMEELPPTWLTELKSRRKQDQPESPI; encoded by the exons ATGAGGCCCTTCAGAGCAATGGCCACACAAGTTGAACTCGGCTCTGCCCTGACCTCGCTGGGTGGCATAAGCGAACCAAGGACGGAGGCCGCCTTCCGGCACGCCTTTATCAGCTCGCTGTCTGATGCCAGCCGGAAGCCTGGGGAGGACTCCCGCGCTCTGGCCCCGCTCATCCCGGAGGACAGGGGAAATCCCATGGGTCCCACCGCCATGCCTTCCACTGCGTCCAGGCCACCTTGGACCCCCAAGCCCTTTTCCCGGGAGACATCTTCCGACACGTTTGCTACGGTGAAACCGCCCGTCACGGCACTCAAGCCCAGCAGCGCTACGCCAAAGCCCCACACCTTTGCCCAGGCCTTTGAAGACGCTGCCAAGGGGTCGCCTGGAAATGTCCCACCGCTGCTGGATCAGAAACCGATGGAGAACAAAAGCCGCATGGAGCCGGTTGCCCACCTGCCCTTCTATCCAAGCCCTCAGGCCAACACCGTCATCCTCTTTGAAAGCAGAAGGCCTGCAAAGGGGAGGGCTGAAGAGGGAGGGTCCAAGGCCCAGGAGGGGCAGCTGCTACGCTCCCAGTCAGAGAAGTGGCCCCGAAGGCAGCCCTCCCTCTCCACAGACCCCAGGCCGGTCTCTTGGGCCCCTCACTGGAAGGAGGCCTTTGCAGGGGAACCCAAGGGTCTGGCTAGCAGCGTTGAGACACAGCAGAGTCCAACTCTGGCCACTGAGACACACTCCCAGGCAGGAGGGAGACCTTCAGCCTCAGCTGGCTTTTGGGGATCCTGGCAGAAACAATTGCAACCACCTCCTCCCGAGGCTGCTTCCGGCCCAGGGCCCCCAAAATCAGGGCCGCTCCCCACGGATTTCACAGGCAGATTTGAAACCCAGGAGTCCTCCTGGCAGAAGAAGCCTTGCCTGGCTGAGAGCAGAGAGAAGAGCTTCCTCGCAGTTGGCGACAGGGCCCTGGAGGCCACGGGAGTGAGGGGTGCAGTGGCCGGCTTAAGCGGGGCTGCCCCATCTGGGCCCAGAGCAAAAAGTGCCAGCCAGCTGGCCGAGTCCCCCCAAAGCTGTTTGCCTTCTGCTCCCCCAGGCCAGACCGTCCCGCAAGACGAGGGGAAAAAGTGCACACAGGAGCTGGGAAGCCAGGGGAAGCCCAGTGTGGGGCAGCACAGCATTAACCAAGGCCATCctttgggggagaggggagagatcgCTCCCCAGGAGGCTGGCGTAAGGAACGCCGACCCGCCCGACGCCTCGAACGGCAACCACAGAGGCTGCGCTAAAAagaccaccccactcctggaccTGTCAGCAAAGCCTTGGGCTCCCACCGAGAGCGAGTCCCTCCGCGACAGCCCCGGGAAGGAGATCCGGATACTGAACATCCAGCAGAGGATTCAAGTGCTGACGGCGGAGAACGTGGGTTTCAAGGCAGGAGGCCCGCGCCGCTCCTTCCGCTCACGGCCTCTTTCCGCGGATTTGACAAAGAT GTTTTCTGGCCCCATGACTGCAGGCGAGCTGAAGCCCAAGAGGCAGCCTGAGTGGGACAGGAAGCCTGCCAGTGAAATGCAAGAGGCTCCAGAG GAGGAGACACTGCCTGTGGGTGGAGCAGATGTTGGAGAAGCTGGCATGGCTGGCAGTCCCTGGAAGCCCCTGCTGCTGGCAAAAACACCATCCAGAGAGGGGCTCCCCAAGAGACAGGGCAGGCTAAAGGCCTCTCTGCCAGCGGAAGACCCTGGCTTCGTCCTCAGCCCCAAAGTGAGAACGTTGTCCAGTTCGTCCACTGAAGATGCCTGCCCTAAGACGGTCAGAGCCACCATGTTTGAACACCATGTGCAGAGACACAGTGTGGTGGCCAGCCAGCTGGGCCCTGAACCGGCCTTGCTGTCCCTGATGGTGCCTTTTGGAGGCTCGCGCTGCTGTGGTGAGGAGTTTCGGAAGGAGAGAATGCTGGGAGAGGGCCAGCCGACCAAAGCCTCCGCCCTGGAGGCTGATGCATCAGGGAAAGCCGGAGGACCCAAAGATCCCAGACCTTTCACCGAGGATGAAGGCTGTCTGACGTGGGCAGGAGACCCCCTGGGAGAGAAGGGTGAGCAACCTGCTTCAAAGAACATGGAGGATTCCCTGCTGGCTCAAAGGATCGAGCCCAGGTACGAGATTCTGCAGACCGTGGGGGAGAGGGCACAGAGCGAGGCAGTGGCAGCCGTCTCCGGAGGGAAGGCCGTCACTCTCCGCCGCCAGAGATATTTGAAGGAGAACCGGAGAGCCGGTGGCTATGGCAAGAGCGAAGGCTGGAGAGGGGCTTCTGCCCCAGGAACAGGCCCGTTGAAGGACCACCCTGCCTCTGGGATCCAGGCTGCTTTCTACAGCGAAGGAACCGGGCCAGAGAGAAATCGGGCCGGACAGCAGGTGTCCTCTTTCAGGATGAAGGATGACGGCAACTTTGCCCCGTGGTTGGAAACCGAAAAGGAGAAGCGGCTTGCTCCTGCTGGTGCGACGGAGGGGTCCAAAGCGCTGGATCGCACCCTGCAGAGGGCTGGAGCCAGGGCGACCGAGGACAACGGCTGGGAAGGCAGGGCCGGCGTGCTTGATCAGCAGACCAGCCGGGGGCAAAGTGCCAGCTGCCCGGGACTCCTCTTCGGCCTGGACCTGAAGCCATCTCGGGGGCCAGAGGACCCCAAAGGACAAAAGCTGCGCTCAGCCAGATACGGAGCAGCCCAAGAGACGTGGGAGGCCACGGCAGCAGGAAAGGAGTTGCGGGAGCTCGGTGTCAGAGCCAGGTGGACGAGCAGCTTCTGTGACGTTTCTGCTCCCAAAGGTTCTGACCGCTGGCGAAGGAAGACTCTGCCCCATGGCTCTGTCAGGTTTGAGGACTCGGGGGAGATCCCTCGGGGCCCTGTCGAATTGGCCAGCAGGAGAGACGCCCTGCATCTGATGGATGGCTCGGCGGCAAAGAGAAGCCCCCAGACCCTCCATGGACTAGAGCCCAGGCGGGTGGAGGTCACCTCTCCCAGCAGCCCGAAGAAGCCGCTCTCTCCTTCAGAGCCCAAGGCCACGTACTTTGCAGTCACTTGCCAAATCTCGGAGGAGATCAATACCCAGCCTGGGAGAGCTGCAGCTGTGGCTCCTCGTGAGAGCGCTTCCAGAAGAGCCGATCCCTTTTTGGAGGGGGAGAGCTCTCCAGCCAGGCCTCTTGGCAGGCGCAGGGGAGAAACAGGTGCCTCGGACCGTCCAGACACCGGGGATGCTAAGGCTGAAGACCAGGAGCTGCCGCAGAGACAGCCGGAGGCATCAGTGGAAAGGCGTCCGGCCAGAGCTGACCCACCCCTCCGTCCTGGGGCAAGGTCTCCTTCCTACTTGGCGCCCCTCCAGCAGGACAGCCAGCAGAAGAGATCCGGTGTGCTCAGTCtttgcagagaggaagaggaggaggaggtggacccCGATCACTACAGATCGAGAGTGGTAGACATTGATGAGCTGATGGCAGAATATGGGGGAGAGTCCCAGAAGCTTTGTGCCAGGGAGAGCCAGAGAGAGAGCAGCTTCTCTCCGTGGGAGAAATGGCCCCCCAGGAGCAGCTTCTCGGGGAACCTCCCCTGCAGCTCTGACCAGAGAGACAGGACCAGGGTGGAGCACTCCTTGGGCAGCAAAGGGCTGGGCACCGAGGCCAGCAGCGGCAAGGGCAGCCATGCGCAGGGGAGCGTTCCACTGGAAATCCACCCCCAGGAGTCTAGGGCCAGAGTGGGGAAACGCAGCCCTCCTCAGTGGGGCAAGCCGGATACAGAGAAGCCAAAGCCATGGTCTGCGGAGCCTGCCGGGCCAAGGACGAAGACATCCTTTCTCTTTGGCAGGGAGCAAGGAGAGGGCACCGGGCAGAGTGCCAAAGATGCCAGTCCCGTTCCCCACCCTGCCCGGATAGACCCGGGAGGCTTGTGGAAGGAAGCCAGTCCGAAGCAGTGGGCAGTTCTGGCCCCAGCCGGGGGGTGGTGCCCCAGCAGCGACTGTGGGGGCGGCAAGACTGGGTGGAAAGCTGAGCCTCAGGCCGGAGTCCGGGAGAAGGGCCCTCCTGCAGCGCCGCCTGGAGCGGAGCGGAGCAGCGCCACCACATCCCCAGGGACAGGGGCCATGCCGGAAGAGAAGCATTGCTCCTCTGACAAGACTCCTCAGAGCCCAGCACAGCTCAGCTTTCCTTTGGGACCGAGGCTGGATCAGGCCCACATCTGCCAGCGGTTCACTCCCGAAAGGCCCGGGGTCTGGCTGAGCAAGGGAGGCCCGTCGCCGAGGGACTGCTCCTCCCACGGACGCACGAGG GAGCTTGGAGAAGGCAGCCTCGGAGTCGACCGTGATGATGCCACAGCCGTCAAGGGCTCTCCGTACCTCCTTTCCCAGCAACGCAGTCACAGTTTCTACAACGAGAGGAGGACTGACCATTGGCCGGGG GACCACTTGAAGCAGTGCTTCGGCCGGCCGGCAGCAGAGACCAAGGACACCGACATCCTCGTGCAGGAGGCCGACAGCAGGTATGACACCTGGGGCGACCAGCGGCAGAGTGGAGACAG CTCGGAGTCTCCTTCCTTGGAGGGCAGCATGGCCCCCGCACAGAAGCCATCCCCTGGCCACCGAGCCTCCTTGTACTCCCCTCAGAGGGGTCCGGCCGCTGCCGCTGACCGACGGGCTTCATCCAGGGAGCAGAGGAGCCACAGCCTGGACGATTCCAGCCCAGACGCAGAGTCAGCATCTCCCCCCACGGAGAAGGACAGTCCGGACTTCTCCTTCCTGGAG CAAACTCCCCGGCTGGACTCGAGGGTCCTGAAGAGCCGCATCCTCCTGGACAAAAGGCGGCGGCAGCATCGGGCCCCCATCTCCCACACCCTCAGGAGGGGGGCCAGTGGGGACGCCCAGCCGGCCCCAGTCTCTGCGGTGGAGGGAGCAGCCAGCGCCTGGATGTTCAGGGACTCCACAG AAGAGAAGCCCCCCAGggcaggagaggaagaggagtccCTTCCAGCAGAGAGGCTATTCCCTGCCCAGCCACGGCTGCCTCTCTTTCCGGGCCTGGCTCCCTCCGCCCTCAAG GCTCAACTCAGGAAAAGGCACGAgtcggaagggaggagggaggaaggcccCCCAGCACCCCTCTGCAAGTCACCCAAAGGTCCGTTTCCGGCCAGGGCCTCCGGGGGCCGGGCGCTGGTGGCCACCCCCGAGAAGGAAGGGAG GATGGAGGAGCTGCCCCCCACATGGCTGACGGAGCTGAAGTCCAGGAGGAAGCAGGACCAGCCCGAGAGCCCCATCTGA